A genome region from Populus alba chromosome 5, ASM523922v2, whole genome shotgun sequence includes the following:
- the LOC118051431 gene encoding histone H2AX, translating to MSSNEGRASTKGGRGRAKASKAVSRSQKAGLQFPVGRVARFLKTGKYAERLGAGSPVYLSAVLEYLAAEVLELAGNAARDNKKNRIVPRHIQLAVRNDEELGKLLGSVTIANGGVLPNIHQTLLPKKVGKGKGDIGSVSQDF from the exons GCAGAGGAAGAGCCAAGGCCTCCAAGGCGGTGTCAAGGTCCCAGAAGGCAGGGTTACAGTTTCCAGTGGGAAGGGTGGCAAGGTTCTTGAAAACTGGAAAGTACGCTGAACGTCTTGGTGCTGGGTCTCCTGTCTACCTCTCTGCTGTCCTCGAATACCTAGCTGCCGAG gttcttGAGCTAGCTGGGAACGCAGCAAGAGATAACAAGAAGAACCGGATCGTGCCAAGGCACATCCAGCTTGCAGTGAGGAACGACGAGGAGTTAGGGAAGCTGTTGGGGTCGGTTACAATTGCAAACGGAGGAGTTTTGCCTAACATTCACCAGACTCTGCTTCCTAAGAAGGTTGGCAAGGGGAAGGGTGATATTGGATCTGTTTCCCAGGATTTCTAG
- the LOC118051429 gene encoding histone H2AX, with amino-acid sequence MSSKEGGASTKGGRGKPKASKSVSRSHKAGLQFPVGRIARFLKAGKYAERVGAGAPVYLSAVLEYLAAEVLELAGNAARDNKKNRIVPRHIQLAVRNDEELSKLLGSVTIANGGVLPNIHQTLLPKKVGKGKGDIGSASQEF; translated from the exons ATGAGTTCAAAAGAAGGAGGCGCTTCTACCAAGGGAGGGAGGGGGAAACCAAAGGCATCCAAGTCGGTGTCAAGATCGCATAAAGCAGGGTTGCAATTCCCAGTCGGGAGAATTGCAAGGTTCCTGAAGGCTGGTAAATATGCTGAACGTGTCGGTGCTGGAGCTCCCGTCTACCTTTCTGCTGTCCTTGAGTATCTCGCTGCTGAG GTGCTTGAGCTAGCAGGGAACGCTGCAAGAGATAACAAGAAGAATCGTATAGTGCCAAGGCACATCCAGCTTGCTGTGAGAAACGATGAGGAGCTAAGCAAGCTACTGGGGTCAGTTACAATTGCAAATGGAGGTGTCTTGCCTAACATTCACCAGACACTTCTTCCTAAGAAGGTTGGCAAAGGGAAAGGCGATATTGGATCTGCTTCTCAAGAGTTCTAG